The following proteins come from a genomic window of Phacochoerus africanus isolate WHEZ1 chromosome 9, ROS_Pafr_v1, whole genome shotgun sequence:
- the LOC125135783 gene encoding galanin receptor type 3-like — translation MLSLCVHSRMEANATSTAGLMAIPERPLRLIFAGVCGLILLVGLLANGLMLLVMGRSQGAARPLLALTNSLMVNITLSDLLFLACVVPVLLLSFLRQDWWLGSTICITSQAANSATMFCTFYSMVATALLRHVAVARPNMALPSCLGARLLLCGAMWVLGLTASLPNWLFQQVVGEGEARACLLLLNPAQTSCYFMLLGALAFLPCTLGLGCSFSHVGWLLWTQPQSPGGESLREHRENTGLILVVLVVFMLMWGPCSVLGYVAAVGDLPATPGAFVASSLCTILAYSNCAVSPILCFYLSRPFRAGLRDLFHRPMAGRRPRGGGGAGMAIESVQPSHVSAPGGLWGLVGV, via the coding sequence ATGCTGTCCTTGTGTGTCCATAGCAGAATGGAGGCCAATGCCACATCCACTGCTGGGCTCATGGCCATACCTGAGCGACCACTCCGACTCATCTTTGCTGGGGTCTGTGGCCTCATCCTGCTGGTGGGGCTGCTGGCCAATGGGCTGATGCTGCTGGTGATGGGCCGGTCCCAGGGTGCTGCCCGCCCACTCCTTGCCCTGACCAACAGCCTTATGGTGAACATCACGCTGTCCGACCTGCTCTTCCTGGCCTGTGTGGTGCCCGTGCTCCTGCTGAGCTTCCTGCGGCAGGACTGGTGGTTGGGCTCCACCATCTGTATCACCAGCCAGGCCGCCAACAGTGCCACCATGTTCTGTACCTTCTACAGCATGGTGGCCACGGCTCTTCTGCGCCACGTGGCAGTGGCCCGTCCCAACATGGCCCTCCCGTCCTGCCTGGGTGCCCGCCTGCTGCTCTGTGGGGCCATGTGGGTCCTGGGCCTCACCGCCTCGCTGCCCAACTGGCTGTTCCAGcaagtggtgggggagggggaggcccgggcctgcctcctgctcctgaACCCTGCTCAGACCTCCTGCTACTTCATGCTACTGGGGGCCCTGGCCTTTCTGCCCTGCACTCTGGGGCTGGGCTGCTCTTTCAGCCATGTGGGCTGGCTCCTGTGGACACAGCCCCAGAGCCCTGGCGGAGAGAGCCTCCGCGAGCACCGGGAGAACACAGGCCTCATCCTTGTAGTGCTGGTGGTCTTCATGCTGATGTGGGGGCCCTGCTCCGTGCTGGGCTATGTGGCAGCTGTGGGGGACCTGCCTGCCACACCAGGGGCTTTCGTGGCATCCAGCCTCTGCACCATCCTGGCCTACTCCAATTGTGCTGTCAGCCCCATCCTCTGCTTCTACCTCTCCCGCCCCTTCCGGGCAGGGCTCAGGGACCTCTTCCACAGGCCAATGGCGGGCAGGCgtcccaggggtgggggaggggctggcatgGCGatagagagtgttcagcctagtCATGTCAGCGCCCCAGGAGGCCTGTGGGGTCTGGTGGGGGTCTGA
- the RAB44 gene encoding ras-related protein Rab-44 has product MENEQRVLRKGRKLGSSRRRQMRETADGQDSSVAPEPGSWSSQSAAELQSFFQNCGAKDRGFVTREDLAVAKFSFLGSEEEPEMIFDWVDVERKGRLSLEEFSSGLKSIFDSSPSIYRLHRRRPLPSKRGSVATSFPALQEADAEEKEAFIAFMEQLGASHLLPEQEIWQLWRKLRQEEPQLADNLEGFLAKMTSRLQETQADKEVLELTLRKRDSDHQREVQQLYEEMEQQIQWEKQQLQAESHSRDLALSSQMQEVLEAKEREVQRLTEGQKELEAQLDHLNSTHQEASSENQQLREAERDLAGRLEEVRGQLQVTRGHLNAARGCVSWQMEEEPRVPRAGEEKAPDSQAVSSEETPLPGLFGDNDDWHQLLDSFGSTAYKALQLSWSPPPTPRALSGPQTPRVVRPISVSEPHAFLFGQEPSSDPNGVPKSPPGVTSGVKEEKGVDTDGLGISPEQPGEAPSLAPQEEPGPGPGVHFRWGLPGTLAGESGGLVAAALKVLVPLGDESPPHVTSPPLQAPAGPSELFQTPDTDHEGPGSGPVPAKLPGQREALALEPPATGSEPGLGFPEVGTLTAGLAEPSWGQELGGPAPTEGSEQDKLSPDAQGGRPGGLQEAHGHVLGPEGLPALPHQSLKAEPRAEERKAVEQAGQELKSGMSLEPHGLKTAGSEPPQQDLLPAPVPRDRAQAQAEVEAPTPGKPSPSGASPPVGMQPGDGAGRQEPTHTLSTRAELEVPPRPQPATAHAEEEQGPAQSREPRAENTPEDLETDPGGPGPTPSPGDRTASEPLANPDYIFHVIFLGDSNVGKTSFLHLLHQNSFATGLTATVGVDFRVKTLLVDNKRFALQLWDTAGQERYHSVTQQLLRKADGVVLMYDVTSQESFMHIRYWLDCLQETVSDGVVILLLGNKTDCEEERQVSTEAGQQLAQELGVSFGECSAALGHNILEPVVNLARALKMQEERLKSSLVEVAPERPKKRAGCCF; this is encoded by the exons ATGGAGAATGAACAGAGAGTGCTTCGAAAGGGCCGGAAGCTGGGCTCTAGCCGGCGGCGACAGATGCGAGAGACGGCTGATGGCCAGGACTCTTCTGTGGCCCCAGAGCCAGGGTCCTGGTCCTCCCAATCAGCTGCAGAACTGCAGAGCTTCTTCCAGAATTGTGGTGCCAAGGACAGAGGCTTTGTCACTCGAGAGGACCTGGCG GTGGCCAAGTTCAGCTTCCTGGGCAGTGAAGAGGAGCCGGAGATGATCTTTGACTGGGTGGATGTGGAACGGAAAGGACGCCTCTCCCTCGAAGAATTCAGCTCTGGGCTCA agaGCATCTTTGACTCCAGCCCAAGCATATACAGGCTGCACAGAAGGAGGCCACTGCCCTCTAAGCGAGGTTCTGTAGCCACCAGTTTCCCGGCACTGCAGGAGGCCGATGCAGAGGAGAAGGAGGCCTTCATTGCCTTCATGGAGCAGCTGGGAGCCAGCCATTTACTTCCTGA GCAGGAGATCTGGCAGCTGTGGCGGAAGCTGCGGCAGGAGGAGCCCCAGCTGGCAGACAACCTGGAGGGCTTTCTGGCCAAGATGACCAGCCGCCTGCAGGAGACCCAGGCTGACAAGGAGGTCCTAGAGCTGACCCTGAGGAA GAGGGACTCTGACCACCAACGAGAGGTTCAGCAGCTCTATGAGGAGATGGAGCAGCAGATCCAGtgggagaagcagcagctgcaggctgag AGCCACTCCCGGGACCTGGCCCTCAGCTCCCAGATGCAGGAGGTCCTGGAGGCCAAGGAGCGTGAGGTGCAGCGGCTGACCGAGGGCCAAAAGGAG CTGGAGGCCCAGCTCGACCACCTGAACAGCACACACCAGGAGGCCAGCTCCGAGAACCAGCAGCTGCGGGAGGCCGAGCGGGACCTGGCTGGGCGGCTGGAGGAGGTGCGGGGGCAGCTGCAGGTGACCAGGGGGCACCTGAATGCTGCCAGGGGGTGCGTGTCCTGGCAGATGGAGGAGGAACCCAG AGTCCCCAGAGCAGGTGAGGAGAAGGCTCCAGACTCTCAGGCAGTCTCCTCTGAGGAGACTCCCCTGCCCGGACTGTTTGGGGACAACGATGACTGGCACCAGCTCCTGGACAGCTTTGGCAGCACCGCATACAAAGCCCTGCAGCTCTCCTGgagcccacccccaaccccaagagCCCTCTCGGGCCCCCAGACACCCCGAGTGGTCAGGCCAATCTCTGTCTCGGAGCCACATGCTTTTCTCTTTGGTCAGGAGCCATCTTCAGATCCAAATGGGGTTCCAAAGAGCCCCCCTGGGGTGACTTCCGGGgtcaaggaggagaaaggagtggACACAGATGGGCTGGGCATCAGCCCAGAGCAGCCTGGAGaggcccccagcctggcccctcagGAGGAGCCAGGGCCTGGCCCCGGGGTCCACTTCCGCTGGGGTCTCCCAGGGACCCTGGCTGGGGAGTCAGGAGGCCTGGTGGCAGCTGCGCTTAAAGTGCTCGTTCCTTTGGGAGATGAGTCCCCTCCTCACGTGACCTCTCCACCTCTGCAGGCCCCAGCTGGGCCCAGTGAACTGTTCCAGACCCCAGACACAGACCATGAGGGCCCCGGGTCTGGGCCTGTCCCAGCCAAGctgccagggcagagggaggcccTCGCCCTGGAACCACCAGCCACTGgctctgagccaggcctggggttCCCAGAAGTTGGAACCCTCACAGCAGGGCTGGCTGAGCCCTCCTGGGGCCAGGAGCTAGGGGGTCCAGCTCCCACAGAGGGGTCAGAGCAGGACAAGCTGAGCCCAGATGCACAGGGGGGTCGTCCTGGGGGTTTACAAGAAGCTCATGGCCACGTCCTTGGGCCAGAAGGGCtacctgccctcccccaccagagTCTGAAAGCAGAGCCTAGGGCTGAGGAAAGGAAAGCAGTGGAGCAGGCAGGGCAGGAGCTCAAATCAGGGATGTCCCTTGAGCCTCATGGCCTGAAAACTGCGGGTTCAGAGCCccctcagcaggatctcctgccTGCTCCCGTCCCACGTGACAGAGCACAGGCTCAGGCGGAAGTGGAAGCCCCAACTCCTGGAAAACCATCTCCCTCGGGGGCCTCTCCTCCTGTGGGGATGCAGCCTGGCGATGGAGCAGGGCGCCAGGAGCCCACGCACACCCTCTCCACCAGGGCCGAGCTGGAAGTCCCACCCAGGCCCCAACCTGCAACCGCTCATGCAGAAGAAGAACAAGGCCCTGCTCAGTCCAGGGAGCCACGGGCAGAGAACACACCTGAAGATCTGGAAACGGACCCCGGAGGCCCTGGGCCAACTCCATCCCCGGGGGACCGCACAGCCAGTGAGCCTTTGGCCAACCCTGATTACATCTTCCATGTCATCTTCCTGGGAGACTCGAACGTGGGCAAAACATCCTTCCTGCACCTGCTGCACCAGAACTCCTTCGCCACCGGGCTGACAGCGACTGTGG GAGTGGATTTTCGGGTCAAAACCCTGCTCGTGGATAACAAGCGCTTTGCACTGCAGCTCTGGGACACAGCCGGCCAGGAGAG GTACCACAGCGTGACACAGCAGCTGCTCCGCAAGGCCGACGGAGTGGTGCTCATGTACGACGTCACCTCCCAGGAGAGCTTCATGCACATACGCTACTGGCTGGACTGCCTCCAG GAAACAGTGTCTGATGGTGTGGTCATCCTTCTCTTGGGAAACAAGACAGACTGTGAGGAGGAGCGGCAAGTGTCCACTGAGGCTGGGCAGCAACTGGCCCAG GAGCTGGGGGTCTCCTTTGGAGAGTGCAGTGCTGCCCTGGGTCACAACATCCTGGAGCCCGTGGTGAACCTGGCCCG GGCACTCAAGATGCAAGAAGAACGCCTGAAGAGCTCGCTGGTGGAGGTGGCCCCCGAGAGGCCGAAGAAGAGAGCTGGCTGCTGTTTCTGA